The DNA sequence CCACAGATCACATTCGTAGCAGGCAGACGGCAACAGCATGGAACGCGAAACAAGGATGCAAAAAACAAAATGCAGAGCAAGGGGGATAGCGCACCGGGGAGAGGTTCTCGATTCCAGCCTGCCCGAAGGCACGCCAGAACCTGCGCTGAGGGACAAGGCAGTCGTACGGAAAACCCGGTGGGCATTCCTCTGCCATGCTGTCGTGATTACCGCACCCCGATCAGGATGATCGAAGTCGAAGGGCCGTGATCGGCATCCGCGACCTTTATCGAAAAAAGGTCAGGCCAATGCCGCAGATAGTTTCCGTTCCAGAAGATCCAGACGCTGCTGCAGATCCTCAGCCATCTGGTTTTGCTGCTGCAGGTCGAGGTACTGACCGGCCACATTCATGAAGGCCAGCACCGTCGCCTGCAAACTGTCCACTGTCGCGCCGGCCTGGAGCACCTCGGCCACCCGCTGGTCGACAAACTGCGCCACCCGCCGGATGTCGTCATCACAGCGACTGCTGCGAATACTGTACCGCTGACCGCGAATCTCCACTTCGACGCGATGTTTCAAGAGGTCTCCTGATCCAGAAAATCAAACTTTCCCAGAAGACGATCCAGCTCCTGCACCATGAAGTCACGCTCCTGCTCCAGGCTGGTCTTCTCATCGCGCAGCTGCTGGCCAATCTGCTCCAGCTGCCGGTTGCGCTCCAGCAAACGCTC is a window from the Desulfuromonas thiophila genome containing:
- a CDS encoding cell division protein ZapB, with the translated sequence MAMNLDILVRLEEKIERLLERNRQLEQIGQQLRDEKTSLEQERDFMVQELDRLLGKFDFLDQETS
- a CDS encoding cell division protein ZapA — encoded protein: MKHRVEVEIRGQRYSIRSSRCDDDIRRVAQFVDQRVAEVLQAGATVDSLQATVLAFMNVAGQYLDLQQQNQMAEDLQQRLDLLERKLSAALA